From Chryseobacterium sp. H1D6B, a single genomic window includes:
- a CDS encoding glyoxalase, whose product MKQNIKSIRPFIGAENFELCRAFYRDLGFEEIVLETKLSLFKKQETAFYLQDAYVKDWIDNTMIFVEVDNTDAYWEELVSLKLTEKYESVKVAPVRTMDWGKECFVHDPSGVLWHFGEFF is encoded by the coding sequence GTGAAACAAAATATAAAATCCATACGCCCTTTTATCGGTGCGGAAAATTTCGAATTGTGCCGGGCATTCTACAGAGATCTTGGCTTTGAAGAAATAGTATTGGAGACTAAGCTGTCCCTGTTTAAAAAACAAGAAACTGCATTTTATCTCCAGGATGCTTATGTAAAAGACTGGATTGATAATACAATGATTTTCGTTGAAGTCGATAATACAGACGCTTACTGGGAAGAATTGGTATCTTTAAAACTGACCGAAAAATATGAAAGCGTGAAGGTTGCGCCGGTAAGAACAATGGACTGGGGCAAAGAATGTTTTGTGCATGACCCTTCAGGAGTTTTGTGGCATTTTGGTGAATTTTTTTAA
- a CDS encoding endonuclease V, with translation MIYAFDTYYYDEYAKTICISFEDWTSEKESEIYSEETSIISVYESGAFFKRELPCILSLLSKIELKEGDIVIVDGYVTLNDEGKKGLGGYLYEALEQNYPVIGIAKNGFSSPDPRRRNVYRGESKTPLFVTSMGIDVDEIKDSVEKMYGSYRIPALLKKLDQLTRE, from the coding sequence ATGATCTACGCTTTTGATACTTACTATTATGATGAGTATGCAAAAACCATATGCATAAGCTTTGAAGACTGGACTTCTGAAAAAGAATCTGAAATTTACAGTGAAGAAACAAGCATTATCTCCGTATATGAAAGCGGTGCCTTTTTCAAAAGAGAGCTGCCGTGTATTTTAAGTCTGCTTTCAAAAATCGAACTTAAAGAAGGAGATATTGTAATTGTTGATGGCTATGTAACCCTAAATGATGAAGGAAAAAAAGGACTCGGCGGTTATCTTTATGAAGCTCTAGAACAGAATTATCCAGTTATTGGTATTGCAAAGAATGGATTTTCCTCACCCGATCCGCGGAGAAGAAATGTGTACAGAGGAGAGAGCAAAACACCATTATTTGTTACCAGTATGGGAATTGATGTAGACGAAATAAAAGACAGCGTAGAAAAAATGTATGGTTCTTACAGAATTCCAGCACTGCTGAAAAAGCTTGATCAGCTGACCAGAGAATAA
- a CDS encoding acetyl-CoA C-acyltransferase, producing the protein MKEVFIVAAKRTPIGGFMGGLSGFTASQLGAAVIQNAYESLSLSPEHVDSVYMGNVLSAGLGQSPARQASIFSKIPDDKDATTINKVCASGMKAAMLGAQQIQLGLENIVVAGGMESMSNVPHYSYLRLGKKLGDSVLTDGLIKDGLWDVYNDFHMGSAAELGVKKYGHTRQELDDYALNSYKKAQEATENNKFKNELVPMAVEGRKGVTWVDKDEDIDKLIPEKVSQLKPAFEKDGLLTAANSSNLNDGAAAIILASSEATEKYNLKPLARIIAYADAAQAPEWFTTSPSIAIAKALQQAGLSLEDIDYFEINEAYASVILSNQKILGYDLDKVNKYGGAVALGHPIGASGARIIVTLVNVLRQEKGKYGLAAICNGGGGASAIIIENMD; encoded by the coding sequence ATGAAAGAAGTTTTTATTGTAGCCGCAAAACGGACACCCATTGGTGGATTTATGGGAGGTCTATCAGGATTTACAGCATCACAATTAGGGGCAGCTGTTATTCAGAATGCTTATGAAAGTTTGTCACTTTCTCCTGAGCATGTGGACAGTGTGTATATGGGAAATGTTCTGAGTGCGGGATTAGGTCAGTCTCCGGCAAGACAGGCCTCTATTTTTTCAAAAATTCCTGATGATAAAGATGCAACAACCATTAATAAAGTGTGCGCTTCAGGGATGAAAGCAGCAATGCTGGGAGCGCAGCAGATTCAGCTTGGTTTAGAGAATATTGTTGTGGCAGGCGGTATGGAAAGTATGAGCAATGTTCCTCATTATTCTTATTTGCGTCTTGGAAAAAAACTTGGAGATTCTGTACTTACAGACGGTTTAATAAAAGACGGTCTTTGGGATGTATACAATGATTTCCACATGGGAAGTGCTGCAGAGCTGGGAGTGAAAAAATATGGGCACACAAGACAGGAACTTGATGATTATGCTTTAAATTCTTACAAAAAAGCTCAGGAAGCAACTGAAAACAATAAATTCAAAAATGAATTGGTTCCTATGGCTGTTGAAGGAAGAAAGGGCGTTACATGGGTAGATAAAGATGAAGATATTGACAAACTCATACCAGAAAAAGTTTCACAGCTAAAACCTGCTTTTGAAAAAGACGGTCTATTAACGGCGGCAAATTCCAGTAACCTTAATGATGGTGCAGCAGCAATTATACTAGCCTCTTCCGAAGCAACAGAGAAATATAATTTAAAACCTCTCGCCAGAATTATTGCTTATGCAGATGCCGCTCAGGCTCCGGAATGGTTTACCACTTCACCATCCATTGCTATAGCAAAAGCATTACAACAAGCCGGTCTCAGCTTAGAAGATATCGATTATTTTGAGATCAATGAAGCGTATGCCTCTGTGATTTTGTCTAATCAGAAGATTTTAGGGTATGACCTTGATAAAGTAAATAAGTACGGCGGTGCAGTGGCACTAGGACACCCGATCGGTGCTTCAGGAGCCAGAATCATCGTAACATTGGTGAATGTACTGCGTCAGGAAAAAGGAAAATACGGTCTAGCAGCGATCTGCAATGGAGGAGGAGGTGCTTCAGCCATAATTATTGAAAATATGGACTGA
- the lpdA gene encoding dihydrolipoyl dehydrogenase, with amino-acid sequence MEQYDLAVIGSGPGGYVAAIRSAQLGYKTLLIEKYDTLGGTCTNVGCIPTKALLDSTHHYYDAVNKFQTHGIDLESVKLNFEQMYKRKTDVVLKNTQGLDYLMKKNKITCMQGTASFIDNSTLEITAGDGGISVIKADQYIIATGSKPASVPGIEIDKKRIITSTEALSLQEQPKSMIIIGGGVIGVEMASIFNRIGTQVTILEYAGELIANMDHDLGKNLKKILIKEGIQIHLQKSVYKAENFGNSAKVWFKDSNGQEQELEAEYVLVAVGRKANTQNLGLENTEVQLNPKGMIVVNEELQTSVPNIYAVGDVIGGAMLAHKAEEEAVFVVESINGQKPHIHYNRIPSVVYTWPEVSSVGYTEEELKQKGLEYTVGTFPFSANARARAGMDTEGFVKVLADPKYGELLGVHIIGARAADLIAQAVVGLEYEVTADDMSRISYAHPTYAEVLKESYTIASGRPSINI; translated from the coding sequence ATGGAACAATATGATTTGGCCGTAATCGGCTCAGGTCCGGGAGGCTATGTGGCAGCGATACGAAGTGCACAGTTAGGGTACAAAACACTGCTTATTGAGAAATATGACACATTGGGAGGAACCTGTACCAATGTAGGATGTATTCCCACAAAAGCGCTTTTAGACAGCACCCACCACTATTATGATGCTGTAAATAAATTTCAAACCCATGGTATTGATCTTGAATCTGTTAAACTAAACTTTGAGCAGATGTATAAAAGAAAAACCGATGTCGTCTTAAAAAACACACAGGGGTTAGATTATCTGATGAAAAAGAACAAAATAACCTGTATGCAGGGAACGGCTTCTTTTATTGATAATTCGACTTTGGAAATAACAGCAGGTGATGGTGGCATATCAGTCATTAAAGCAGATCAATATATTATTGCAACAGGCTCAAAACCTGCTTCTGTTCCCGGAATTGAGATCGACAAAAAAAGAATTATTACTTCCACAGAGGCATTATCTCTGCAGGAACAGCCTAAAAGCATGATCATCATTGGCGGAGGCGTAATAGGAGTAGAGATGGCATCTATTTTCAACAGAATAGGGACACAAGTGACCATTCTCGAATATGCTGGTGAGCTCATCGCGAATATGGACCATGATTTAGGAAAGAACCTGAAAAAGATTTTAATAAAAGAAGGAATTCAGATCCATCTTCAGAAGTCGGTTTATAAAGCAGAAAATTTTGGGAATAGTGCAAAAGTATGGTTTAAAGATAGTAATGGACAGGAGCAGGAACTAGAAGCAGAGTATGTTCTTGTAGCAGTGGGACGAAAAGCCAATACCCAAAACCTAGGTCTAGAAAATACGGAGGTACAGCTGAACCCAAAAGGAATGATTGTTGTCAATGAAGAACTCCAGACCAGCGTTCCGAATATTTATGCGGTTGGAGATGTAATCGGAGGCGCAATGTTAGCTCACAAAGCCGAAGAAGAAGCTGTATTTGTAGTAGAAAGTATCAACGGACAGAAACCTCATATTCATTATAACCGTATCCCTTCGGTGGTTTATACCTGGCCTGAAGTATCTTCTGTCGGATATACAGAAGAAGAATTAAAACAAAAAGGCTTAGAATATACAGTCGGGACCTTTCCTTTTTCTGCCAATGCACGGGCACGGGCTGGAATGGATACCGAAGGTTTTGTAAAAGTGCTGGCAGATCCAAAATACGGCGAACTTTTAGGAGTGCATATTATCGGAGCGAGAGCTGCGGATCTAATAGCACAGGCAGTTGTAGGATTGGAATATGAAGTAACAGCAGACGATATGTCCCGCATATCCTATGCCCATCCCACCTATGCTGAAGTCCTTAAGGAATCTTATACCATCGCTTCCGGCCGGCCGTCTATCAATATTTAA